One Periophthalmus magnuspinnatus isolate fPerMag1 chromosome 8, fPerMag1.2.pri, whole genome shotgun sequence genomic window carries:
- the map3k14a gene encoding mitogen-activated protein kinase kinase kinase 14 isoform X1, with protein sequence MRSLCGPIDEMAVRQRIFNSTSPFSGTSQVELKGPFPVCTASEQDTEDEDEDGNNKLNNPLLRKLHKLWKYGTAEQIGEGPLKTSSFIAQAECETQDSQVFSPSYSKCYVPSPNCFSISHSSEPNNVASPAPASIQDLSSSSPQNNSRKKARKKQKRKGKKKTEKKRAERHRQRVPSGVPEQESGSSLLWMQEESFSGCRSGLSSSCCSSVECSEVQSPQSFYSKPVYNISSAVPWTTPGPGCGFLGSYGQERDSDSSSSIGDCSLALAGLRGSVSQGDPCFAGPFFKDLEQDVREQEEELSTFYSDTNEGLIFYKEEIQPLDSEYREGREYIFTDFIKEGSYGEVHTAKDVNTGFTFAAKKIALKRFNSEEVGAWSALKSSRVVELFGVVREGPNVVLFMDHKAGSLGQLISERGRLPEDLSLHYQCQVFTGLEYLVKKRVAHLDIKADNVLLSADGRDTFLCDFGHAERLDKQGHSLSRSREMKGTETHMAPEMVKCEPRGAKADVWSSCCMFLHMLNGCQPWTRYYNCLLYLKIANKPPPLREIPSDCSPFTAEVFKAGLHKDPVKRASASELKIKTARALQEVGGLTSSVKGPYIEPLYNVNKPPDNHFSNSVEETEELPESAKVWSLDKPKRGIGDDNLKSDQLDLDLAPCVQVSLIENIHKERNKITTVPELELRKLERDFYLSSLSQLHSAEMQEQLLSCISSDYSNRDQWEKKDSGRWSLSPGDDFSSGVFSCNSQPDGQVFSMDFLGPSQFPPPSCFEGVDVCIRDFSHRSIRIREARRVTVGHIATGISDQISERVFTLETHTGQQIGHTEEVLESGLELCCVSAPDFSPTWRWRVKDGVLETR encoded by the exons ATGCGTAGCCTATGTG GTCCAATAGATGAAATGGCGGTGAGGCAGAGGATTTTCAACTCCACGTCCCCCTTCTCTGGGACGTCCCAGGTGGAGCTGAAGGGGCCGTTCCCAGTCTGCACAGCTTCAGAGCAGGACACTGAGGACGAGGATGAAGATGgaaacaacaaactgaacaacCCTTTACTGAGAAAACTGCATAAACTGTGGAAGTATGGGACTGCAGAGCAGATCGGAGAGGGGCCGCTAAAGACCTCCAGCTTCATTGCTCAGGCTGAAT GTGAAACCCAGGACTCTCAAGTATTCAGCCCATCGTATTCCAAATGCTACGTTCCATCCCCAAACTGCTTCTCCATCAG CCATTCTTCTGAGCCCAACAATGTAGCCTCCCCAGCTCCTGCATCCATCCAAGATCTGAGCAGCTCCTCAcctcaaaacaacagcagaaagaaagcCCGCAAGAAGCAGAAGCGCAAAGGCAAGAAGAaaacagagaagaagagagcaGAGCGACATCGACAGCGGGTGCCGTCTGGAGTCCCTGAACAAGAGAGTGGGAGCTCTCTGCTATGGATGCAG GAAGAGTCTTTCTCTGGCTGCAGAAGTGGTCTCAGCAGCTCTTGTTGTAGCAGTGTTGAGTGCTCGGAGGTGCAGAGCCCACAGTCTTTTTACAGTAAACCTGTGTACAACATAAGCTCGGCTGTTCCCTGGACCACACCTGGCCCCGGCTGTGGATTCCTGGGGTCTTACGGACAGGAGCGCGACTCGGACTCCTCCAGCAGCATTGGAGACTGCTCATTAGCTTTAGCCGGCCTCAGGGGCAGTGTTAGCCAAGGAGACCCATGTTTCGCTGGACCCTTCTTCAAAGATTTAGAGCAGGACGTaagagaacaagaagaagagctGTCCACATTTTACTCAGACACAAATGAGGGATTGATATTTTACAAAGAG GAAATACAGCCTCTAGACTCTGAatacagagaggggagggagtaCATCTTCACAGACTTCATCAAAGAAGGCTCCTACGGGGAGGTTCATACTGCAAAAGATGTGAACACAGGTTTCACATTCGCTgccaaaaag ATTGCTCTGAAGCGGTTCAACAGTGAGGAGGTGGGTGCGTGGAGTGCCCTCAAATCCTCTCGTGTGGTGGAGCTGTTTGGAGTGGTCAGAGAAGGGCCCAATGTCGTCCTTTTCATGGATCATAAAGCTG GCTCTTTGGGGCAGCTGATATCAGAGAGGGGACGACTTCCCGAGGATTTAAGTCTCCACTACCAGTGTCAAGTCTTCACAGGTCTAGAGTATTTAGTGAAGAAAAGAGTTGCCCATCTGGACATAAAAG CTGACAATGTGTTGCTGTCAGCTGATGGTCGAGACACTTTTCTTTGCGACTTTGGACATGCAGAAAGGCTTGATAAACAAGGACACAGCCTCAGCAGATCCAGAG aAATGAAAGGTACAGAAACGCACATGGCCCCTGAAATGGTGAAATGTGAACCCCGTGGAGCTAAAGCAGATGTGTGGAGCAGCTGCTGTATGTTTCTTCATATGTTAAATGGGTGCCAGCCTTGGACTCGGTACTACAACTGCCTACTGTACCTCAAG ATTGCAAATAAGCCACCACCTTTGAGAGAAATCCCGTCAGACTGCAGCCCTTTCACTGCTGAGGTGTTCAAAGCCGGTCTACACAAGGACCCAGTGAAAAGAGCATCAGCGtctgaactcaaaataaaaactgcgaGAGCTTTACAAGAAG TGGGAGGACTCACCAGCTCCGTTAAGGGACCATACATTGAACCTCTGTACAATGTCAACAAACCACCGGACAATCATTTTAGCAACAGTGTTGAAGAAACAGAGGAACTTCCAGAATCTGCCAAAGTATGGAGTCTGGATAAGCCCAAGAGAGGAATAGGTGATGACAACCTAAAGTCTGATCAGTTAGACCTGGACTTGGCCCCGTGTGTTCAAGTCTCCCTAATTGAAAACATTCACAAAGAAAGAAACAAGATCACAACTGTGCCTGAGCTGGAGTTACGTAAACTAGAAAGAG ACTTCTACTTGAGCAGCCTGTCACAGCTCCATTCAGCAGAGATGCAGGAGCAGCTGTTGTCTTGTATCAGCAGCGACTACTCCAATAGAGACCAGTGGGAGAAAAAG GACTCCGGACGCTGGTCCCTCAGTCCAGGAGATGACTTCAGCTCCGGTGTTTTCTCCTGTAACAGCCAACCAGACGGACAGGTGTTCAGCATGGACTTTCTTGGCCCGTCACAGTTTCCACCTCCCTCTTGTTTTGAAG GAGTGGATGTGTGCATCAGAGACTTCAGTCACAGAAGTATCCGGATCAGAGAAGCCCGGCGGGTGACAGTGGGACACATCGCCACAGGCATCAGTGATCAG ATATCAGAGAGAGTTTTTACCTTGGAGACACACACAGGCCAACAGATCGGTCACACTGAGGAAGTGCTGGAGTCTGGACTTGAGCTCTGCTGTGTCTCTGCACCTGACTTCAGTCCCACCTGGAGATGGAGGGTGAAAGATGGCGTTCTTGAGACCAGATAA
- the map3k14a gene encoding mitogen-activated protein kinase kinase kinase 14 isoform X2 translates to MAVRQRIFNSTSPFSGTSQVELKGPFPVCTASEQDTEDEDEDGNNKLNNPLLRKLHKLWKYGTAEQIGEGPLKTSSFIAQAECETQDSQVFSPSYSKCYVPSPNCFSISHSSEPNNVASPAPASIQDLSSSSPQNNSRKKARKKQKRKGKKKTEKKRAERHRQRVPSGVPEQESGSSLLWMQEESFSGCRSGLSSSCCSSVECSEVQSPQSFYSKPVYNISSAVPWTTPGPGCGFLGSYGQERDSDSSSSIGDCSLALAGLRGSVSQGDPCFAGPFFKDLEQDVREQEEELSTFYSDTNEGLIFYKEEIQPLDSEYREGREYIFTDFIKEGSYGEVHTAKDVNTGFTFAAKKIALKRFNSEEVGAWSALKSSRVVELFGVVREGPNVVLFMDHKAGSLGQLISERGRLPEDLSLHYQCQVFTGLEYLVKKRVAHLDIKADNVLLSADGRDTFLCDFGHAERLDKQGHSLSRSREMKGTETHMAPEMVKCEPRGAKADVWSSCCMFLHMLNGCQPWTRYYNCLLYLKIANKPPPLREIPSDCSPFTAEVFKAGLHKDPVKRASASELKIKTARALQEVGGLTSSVKGPYIEPLYNVNKPPDNHFSNSVEETEELPESAKVWSLDKPKRGIGDDNLKSDQLDLDLAPCVQVSLIENIHKERNKITTVPELELRKLERDFYLSSLSQLHSAEMQEQLLSCISSDYSNRDQWEKKDSGRWSLSPGDDFSSGVFSCNSQPDGQVFSMDFLGPSQFPPPSCFEGVDVCIRDFSHRSIRIREARRVTVGHIATGISDQISERVFTLETHTGQQIGHTEEVLESGLELCCVSAPDFSPTWRWRVKDGVLETR, encoded by the exons ATGGCGGTGAGGCAGAGGATTTTCAACTCCACGTCCCCCTTCTCTGGGACGTCCCAGGTGGAGCTGAAGGGGCCGTTCCCAGTCTGCACAGCTTCAGAGCAGGACACTGAGGACGAGGATGAAGATGgaaacaacaaactgaacaacCCTTTACTGAGAAAACTGCATAAACTGTGGAAGTATGGGACTGCAGAGCAGATCGGAGAGGGGCCGCTAAAGACCTCCAGCTTCATTGCTCAGGCTGAAT GTGAAACCCAGGACTCTCAAGTATTCAGCCCATCGTATTCCAAATGCTACGTTCCATCCCCAAACTGCTTCTCCATCAG CCATTCTTCTGAGCCCAACAATGTAGCCTCCCCAGCTCCTGCATCCATCCAAGATCTGAGCAGCTCCTCAcctcaaaacaacagcagaaagaaagcCCGCAAGAAGCAGAAGCGCAAAGGCAAGAAGAaaacagagaagaagagagcaGAGCGACATCGACAGCGGGTGCCGTCTGGAGTCCCTGAACAAGAGAGTGGGAGCTCTCTGCTATGGATGCAG GAAGAGTCTTTCTCTGGCTGCAGAAGTGGTCTCAGCAGCTCTTGTTGTAGCAGTGTTGAGTGCTCGGAGGTGCAGAGCCCACAGTCTTTTTACAGTAAACCTGTGTACAACATAAGCTCGGCTGTTCCCTGGACCACACCTGGCCCCGGCTGTGGATTCCTGGGGTCTTACGGACAGGAGCGCGACTCGGACTCCTCCAGCAGCATTGGAGACTGCTCATTAGCTTTAGCCGGCCTCAGGGGCAGTGTTAGCCAAGGAGACCCATGTTTCGCTGGACCCTTCTTCAAAGATTTAGAGCAGGACGTaagagaacaagaagaagagctGTCCACATTTTACTCAGACACAAATGAGGGATTGATATTTTACAAAGAG GAAATACAGCCTCTAGACTCTGAatacagagaggggagggagtaCATCTTCACAGACTTCATCAAAGAAGGCTCCTACGGGGAGGTTCATACTGCAAAAGATGTGAACACAGGTTTCACATTCGCTgccaaaaag ATTGCTCTGAAGCGGTTCAACAGTGAGGAGGTGGGTGCGTGGAGTGCCCTCAAATCCTCTCGTGTGGTGGAGCTGTTTGGAGTGGTCAGAGAAGGGCCCAATGTCGTCCTTTTCATGGATCATAAAGCTG GCTCTTTGGGGCAGCTGATATCAGAGAGGGGACGACTTCCCGAGGATTTAAGTCTCCACTACCAGTGTCAAGTCTTCACAGGTCTAGAGTATTTAGTGAAGAAAAGAGTTGCCCATCTGGACATAAAAG CTGACAATGTGTTGCTGTCAGCTGATGGTCGAGACACTTTTCTTTGCGACTTTGGACATGCAGAAAGGCTTGATAAACAAGGACACAGCCTCAGCAGATCCAGAG aAATGAAAGGTACAGAAACGCACATGGCCCCTGAAATGGTGAAATGTGAACCCCGTGGAGCTAAAGCAGATGTGTGGAGCAGCTGCTGTATGTTTCTTCATATGTTAAATGGGTGCCAGCCTTGGACTCGGTACTACAACTGCCTACTGTACCTCAAG ATTGCAAATAAGCCACCACCTTTGAGAGAAATCCCGTCAGACTGCAGCCCTTTCACTGCTGAGGTGTTCAAAGCCGGTCTACACAAGGACCCAGTGAAAAGAGCATCAGCGtctgaactcaaaataaaaactgcgaGAGCTTTACAAGAAG TGGGAGGACTCACCAGCTCCGTTAAGGGACCATACATTGAACCTCTGTACAATGTCAACAAACCACCGGACAATCATTTTAGCAACAGTGTTGAAGAAACAGAGGAACTTCCAGAATCTGCCAAAGTATGGAGTCTGGATAAGCCCAAGAGAGGAATAGGTGATGACAACCTAAAGTCTGATCAGTTAGACCTGGACTTGGCCCCGTGTGTTCAAGTCTCCCTAATTGAAAACATTCACAAAGAAAGAAACAAGATCACAACTGTGCCTGAGCTGGAGTTACGTAAACTAGAAAGAG ACTTCTACTTGAGCAGCCTGTCACAGCTCCATTCAGCAGAGATGCAGGAGCAGCTGTTGTCTTGTATCAGCAGCGACTACTCCAATAGAGACCAGTGGGAGAAAAAG GACTCCGGACGCTGGTCCCTCAGTCCAGGAGATGACTTCAGCTCCGGTGTTTTCTCCTGTAACAGCCAACCAGACGGACAGGTGTTCAGCATGGACTTTCTTGGCCCGTCACAGTTTCCACCTCCCTCTTGTTTTGAAG GAGTGGATGTGTGCATCAGAGACTTCAGTCACAGAAGTATCCGGATCAGAGAAGCCCGGCGGGTGACAGTGGGACACATCGCCACAGGCATCAGTGATCAG ATATCAGAGAGAGTTTTTACCTTGGAGACACACACAGGCCAACAGATCGGTCACACTGAGGAAGTGCTGGAGTCTGGACTTGAGCTCTGCTGTGTCTCTGCACCTGACTTCAGTCCCACCTGGAGATGGAGGGTGAAAGATGGCGTTCTTGAGACCAGATAA
- the LOC117374337 gene encoding apoptosis regulator BAX-like: MASHSGGGDQGKNEILEVGAVLLKDFIYERVRRHGEGNAVVTREQLGARELCDPKHKRLAQCLQQIGDELDGNVELQRMISDSSLSPTKDIFMKVAIEIFSDGKFNWGRVVALFYFACRLVIKALLTHVPDIIRTIISWTLDYLREHVINWIRDQGGWEGIRSHFGTPTWQTVGVFLAGVLTTVLVIRKM, translated from the exons ATGGCATCGCACTCGGGAGGAGGCGATCAAG GTAAAAATGAGATACTGGAAGTTGGAGCTGTTTTGTTAAAAGA tttcatATATGAGCGAGTCAGAAGACATGGGGAAGGCAATGCTGTGGTTACAAGGGAGCAGTTAGGAGCAAGAGAGCTGTGTGACCCAAAGCACAAAAGACTTGCCCAGTGTCTCCAGCAGATCGGCGATGAACTGGATGGAAATGTGGAACTGCAACG GATGATATCGGACTCGTCACTAAGTCCAACAAAGGACATTTTTATGAAAGTTGCCATTGAGATATTTTCAGATGGAAAATTCAACTGGGGAAGAGTAGTTGCACTATTCTACTTTGCCTGTCGACTTGTTATTAAA GCTCTTCTGACTCATGTTCCTGATATCATTAGAACAATTATCAGCTGGACCCTGGACTACCTCCGTGAACATGTGATCAACTGGATCAGAGACCAGGGAGGCTGG gaagGAATTCGTTCTCATTTTGGCACTCCCACATGGCAAACGGTGGGTGTATTCCTGGCTGGAGTTCTCACCACTGTTCTTGTAATTCGTAAAATgtga
- the rps11 gene encoding 40S ribosomal protein S11, protein MADAQTERAYQKQPTIFQNKKRVLAVDGGKEGKEKLPRYHKSVGLGFKTPREAIDGTYIDKKCPFTGNVSIRGRILSGVVTKMKMQRTIVIRRDYLHYIRKYNRFEKRHKNLSVHLSPCFRDVTVGDIVTVGECRPLSKTVRFNVLKVTKAAGAKKQFQKF, encoded by the exons ATGGCGGATGCACAA ACCGAGAGGGCTTATCAGAAACAGCCCACCATCTTCCAGAACAAGAAGCGTGTTCTGGCTGTAGATGGTGGCAAGGAGGGCAAAGAAAAGCTCCCCCGTTACCACAAGAGTGTCGGGCTGGGCTTCAAAACCCCAAGAGAG GCTATTGACGGCACTTATATTGACAAGAAATGCCCCTTCACTGGAAATGTCTCCATTCGTGGCCGTATCCTCTCAG GCGTGGTGACCAAAATGAAGATGCAGCGGACCATTGTGATCAGACGCGACTATCTGCATTACATCCGCAAGTACAACCGCTTTGAGAAGAGGCACAAGAACCTCTCGGTCCACCTCTCACCTTGTTTCAG GGACGTCACAGTCGGAGACATCGTCACCGTTGGAGAGTGCCGACCACTCAGCAAGACGGTCAGGTTCAACGTCCTCAAAGTCACAAAGGCTGCTGGAGCCAAGAAACAATTCCAGAAATTCTAG